Proteins from one Mycobacterium adipatum genomic window:
- a CDS encoding helix-turn-helix domain-containing protein, giving the protein MLSGVESGQRGLPYERFFRIADALGVPASDLMVGQ; this is encoded by the coding sequence GTGCTCAGCGGAGTCGAAAGCGGCCAGCGCGGATTGCCGTACGAGCGATTTTTTCGTATCGCCGACGCGCTCGGGGTGCCTGCGAGCGATTTGATGGTAGGTCAGTAG